Proteins from one Xenorhabdus griffiniae genomic window:
- the skp gene encoding molecular chaperone Skp produces the protein MKKILCAAGLGIALAFSAGAQAADKIALVNIAEVFQQLPAREAVAKQLENEFKGRATELQNMESELQTKIQKLQRDGSTMKASEREKLEKEVMAKRDDFAQKAQSFENDNRRRNMEERGKILNRIQDAVKVVAGKEGYDLVLDANTVVYSTSGKDITAEVLKQVK, from the coding sequence GTGAAGAAAATATTGTGTGCAGCAGGCTTGGGGATCGCATTAGCGTTTTCTGCGGGTGCGCAGGCGGCAGATAAAATTGCTTTAGTGAACATTGCTGAAGTTTTTCAACAGCTACCTGCCCGTGAAGCGGTGGCAAAACAGCTGGAAAACGAATTTAAAGGCCGAGCCACCGAATTACAGAATATGGAATCTGAGCTGCAAACTAAAATCCAAAAATTACAGCGTGATGGCTCAACCATGAAGGCCAGTGAACGCGAAAAATTAGAAAAAGAAGTGATGGCGAAACGTGATGACTTTGCTCAGAAAGCGCAAAGTTTTGAAAACGACAACCGCCGTCGTAATATGGAAGAACGCGGTAAGATTCTGAACCGTATTCAAGATGCAGTTAAAGTGGTTGCAGGCAAAGAAGGTTATGATCTGGTTCTGGATGCGAATACCGTGGTGTATTCTACCTCTGGTAAAGATATCACTGCAGAAGTACTGAAACAGGTTAAGTAA